In the genome of Lacerta agilis isolate rLacAgi1 chromosome 2, rLacAgi1.pri, whole genome shotgun sequence, one region contains:
- the LOC117042131 gene encoding zinc finger protein RFP-like isoform X1 — MASGDPLQGLREEATCSICLDYFASPATIDCGHSFCRACLVQYWAESGAGPSCPQCREATQQKILRPNLQLANLVQLVRQLKADAGEDAGEASPASCSDDPALLWAEGDRSKGDQPAHHDSSLAEEASLQYKRKIKSHLTYLKKEREKLVNLKLAEELGRQECLMLFETEKKKARSAFERMQQFLVEKQHLWLGQLEDLEKAMERKQEENLTKLSEEISRLNELIAEMKWKYLQPASELLQDTGSSLSRYEKNLGGHAVVLSPRLEEKLRVFSQKNAALEKAMENYKESLEQVLQPADYLKQTLQKANVTLDPDTAHPFLILSQDLKGVRRVQREQDLPFNPERFDTMPYVLGCDRFTSGRHWWEVEVWGKATWAVGVATESVRRKGGVDISPHQGIWAMGKPPCYSPSPCQFLAFTSPQTTDLTLRREPRKIRVALDCEAGCVEFSDADTEEFIFAFPPRSFFGEKIRPFLQVCCDVSLKC; from the exons atggcgTCCGGGGATCCCTTGCAGGGGCTCCGCGAGGAGGCGacttgctccatctgcctggaTTACTTCGCGAGCCCGGCCACCATCGACTGCGGCCACAGCTTCTGCCGAGCCTGCCTCGTCCAGTACTGGGCAGAGTCCGGCGCGGGCCCCTCCTGCCCTCAGTGCAGGGAAGCGACCCAGCAAAAGATCCTCCGGCCCAACTTGCAGCTGGCCAACCTGGTGCAGCTGGTCAGGCAGCTCAAGGCGGACGCGGGAGAGGACGCGGGAGAAGCGAGCCCGGCCTCCTGCAGCGACGACCCAGCCCTGCTCTGGGCGGAGGGCGACCGATCCAAGGGGGATCAGCCGGCCCACCACGACTCCTCTCTCGCAGAAGAGGCTTCCCTGCAGTATAAG AGGAAGATCAAGTCCCACCTGACATAtctgaaaaaggagagagaaaagctggTGAACCTGAAACTTGCTGAAGAGCTGGggagacaggagtgtctg ATGTTGTTTGAAACGGAGAAGAAGAAAGCCCGGTCTGCCTTTGAGCGAATGCAGCAGTTCCTTGTGGAGAAACAGCACCTCTGGCTAGGCCAGCTCGAAGATCTGGAGAAAGCGATGGagaggaagcaggaggagaaCCTCACCAAACTCTCCGAGGAGATTTCCCGGCTCAACGAGCTGATTGCGGAGATGAAATGGAAGTACCTGCAGCCCGCCAGCGAATTGTTACAG gaCACCGGAAGTTCCTTAAGCAG GTACGAGAAGAATTTGGGAGGGCATGCGGTGGTCCTTTCTCCGAGGCTGGAAGAGAAGCTCAGAGTTTTCTCGCAGAAAAATGCTGCTTTGGAGAAGGCTATGGAGAACTATAAAG AATCTCTGGAGCAAGTTCTGCAACCAG CAGATTATTTGAAGCAAACCTTGCAGAAAG CGAATGTGACTCTGGATCCGGACACGGCCCACCCCTTCCTCATTCTGTCTCAGGACCTGAAGGGCGTGCGAAGAGTTCAGAGGGAGCAGGACCTGCCTTTCAACCCCGAGAGATTTGACACCATGCCCTACGTGCTGGGCTGCGACAGATTCACTTCGGGAAGGCACTGGTGGGAGGTGGAGGTGTGGGGCAAGGCCACGTGGGCCGTGGGGGTGGCCACGGAGTCAgtcaggaggaaggggggcgtCGACATCAGCCCCCACCAGGGGATTTGGGCCATGGGGAAGCCGCCCTgttactccccctccccctgccagtTCTTGGCTTTTACTTCCCCTCAGACAACTGACCTGACCTTGAGGAGAGAGCCCAGGAAGATCCGCGTGGCCCTGGATTGCGAGGCGGGCTGCGTGGAGTTTTCCGACGCCGACACGGAGGAATTCATCTTCGCTTTCCCTCCCAGATCGTTCTTCGGGGAGAAAATCCGGCCCTTTCTGCAGGTGTGCTGCGACGTCAGCTTGAAATGCTGA
- the LOC117042131 gene encoding zinc finger protein RFP-like isoform X2, with the protein MASGDPLQGLREEATCSICLDYFASPATIDCGHSFCRACLVQYWAESGAGPSCPQCREATQQKILRPNLQLANLVQLVRQLKADAGEDAGEASPASCSDDPALLWAEGDRSKGDQPAHHDSSLAEEASLQYKRKIKSHLTYLKKEREKLVNLKLAEELGRQECLMLFETEKKKARSAFERMQQFLVEKQHLWLGQLEDLEKAMERKQEENLTKLSEEISRLNELIAEMKWKYLQPASELLQDTGSSLSRYEKNLGGHAVVLSPRLEEKLRVFSQKNAALEKAMENYKESLEQVLQPDYLKQTLQKANVTLDPDTAHPFLILSQDLKGVRRVQREQDLPFNPERFDTMPYVLGCDRFTSGRHWWEVEVWGKATWAVGVATESVRRKGGVDISPHQGIWAMGKPPCYSPSPCQFLAFTSPQTTDLTLRREPRKIRVALDCEAGCVEFSDADTEEFIFAFPPRSFFGEKIRPFLQVCCDVSLKC; encoded by the exons atggcgTCCGGGGATCCCTTGCAGGGGCTCCGCGAGGAGGCGacttgctccatctgcctggaTTACTTCGCGAGCCCGGCCACCATCGACTGCGGCCACAGCTTCTGCCGAGCCTGCCTCGTCCAGTACTGGGCAGAGTCCGGCGCGGGCCCCTCCTGCCCTCAGTGCAGGGAAGCGACCCAGCAAAAGATCCTCCGGCCCAACTTGCAGCTGGCCAACCTGGTGCAGCTGGTCAGGCAGCTCAAGGCGGACGCGGGAGAGGACGCGGGAGAAGCGAGCCCGGCCTCCTGCAGCGACGACCCAGCCCTGCTCTGGGCGGAGGGCGACCGATCCAAGGGGGATCAGCCGGCCCACCACGACTCCTCTCTCGCAGAAGAGGCTTCCCTGCAGTATAAG AGGAAGATCAAGTCCCACCTGACATAtctgaaaaaggagagagaaaagctggTGAACCTGAAACTTGCTGAAGAGCTGGggagacaggagtgtctg ATGTTGTTTGAAACGGAGAAGAAGAAAGCCCGGTCTGCCTTTGAGCGAATGCAGCAGTTCCTTGTGGAGAAACAGCACCTCTGGCTAGGCCAGCTCGAAGATCTGGAGAAAGCGATGGagaggaagcaggaggagaaCCTCACCAAACTCTCCGAGGAGATTTCCCGGCTCAACGAGCTGATTGCGGAGATGAAATGGAAGTACCTGCAGCCCGCCAGCGAATTGTTACAG gaCACCGGAAGTTCCTTAAGCAG GTACGAGAAGAATTTGGGAGGGCATGCGGTGGTCCTTTCTCCGAGGCTGGAAGAGAAGCTCAGAGTTTTCTCGCAGAAAAATGCTGCTTTGGAGAAGGCTATGGAGAACTATAAAG AATCTCTGGAGCAAGTTCTGCAACCAG ATTATTTGAAGCAAACCTTGCAGAAAG CGAATGTGACTCTGGATCCGGACACGGCCCACCCCTTCCTCATTCTGTCTCAGGACCTGAAGGGCGTGCGAAGAGTTCAGAGGGAGCAGGACCTGCCTTTCAACCCCGAGAGATTTGACACCATGCCCTACGTGCTGGGCTGCGACAGATTCACTTCGGGAAGGCACTGGTGGGAGGTGGAGGTGTGGGGCAAGGCCACGTGGGCCGTGGGGGTGGCCACGGAGTCAgtcaggaggaaggggggcgtCGACATCAGCCCCCACCAGGGGATTTGGGCCATGGGGAAGCCGCCCTgttactccccctccccctgccagtTCTTGGCTTTTACTTCCCCTCAGACAACTGACCTGACCTTGAGGAGAGAGCCCAGGAAGATCCGCGTGGCCCTGGATTGCGAGGCGGGCTGCGTGGAGTTTTCCGACGCCGACACGGAGGAATTCATCTTCGCTTTCCCTCCCAGATCGTTCTTCGGGGAGAAAATCCGGCCCTTTCTGCAGGTGTGCTGCGACGTCAGCTTGAAATGCTGA